Proteins encoded together in one Cicer arietinum cultivar CDC Frontier isolate Library 1 chromosome 4, Cicar.CDCFrontier_v2.0, whole genome shotgun sequence window:
- the LOC140920047 gene encoding LOW QUALITY PROTEIN: uncharacterized protein (The sequence of the model RefSeq protein was modified relative to this genomic sequence to represent the inferred CDS: inserted 2 bases in 1 codon): MAQRTSGNLPSDTVLNPRNNVNAVTTRSGKVREQVPPEAEQSRSTLTPTHREEMVTPISVEERIAIEKEEEPVVQKGEPLPKPEIRLPFPQRLRREETEKQFGKFLDVFKKLHINIPFAEALEQMPTYAKFMKDILSKKRKIGGETVMLTEECSAILQRKLPPKLKDPGSFSIPCAIGNRTFGKALCDLGASVSLMPLSIYKKLGIGKVKDTQLMLQFADRSMKHPYGVVEDVLVKVDKFIFPVDFVVLDMEEDNDIPLILGRPFLATGRAMIDVADGTLTLKVNEETVTFNILKAMEHSKEREGCNRIEILDEIVNEEIKHQTPSLPLERVLCLPQDVVQESEDPKMKEVWAMLEASPSYSPRFPTRWEDLKGNEDKSAEKKTPLIELKQLPLHLKYVFLGEEEKNPAIISASLSELQEEKLLRILRKHKGAIGWSIDDLKGISPTFCMHKILMEDNHKPVVQPQRRLNPVMKEVIRKEVVKLLEAGLIYPISDSSCVSPVQVVPKKGGTTVITNEKNELIPTRTVTGWRVCIDYMRLNSATRKDHFPLPFIDQMLERLAGHEYYCFLDGYSGYNQIAVAPGDQEKTAFTCPYGVFAYRRMPFGLCNAPATFQRCMMSIFSDMIEKHIEVFMDDFSVFGSSFDNCLINLSLVLERCEKSNLVLNWEKCHFMVREGIVLGHRISHKGIEVDKAKVEVIEKLPXPTNEKGIRSFLGHAGFYRRFIKDFSKIAKPLTNLLAKDTPFEFNEDCLHAFNNLKNQLITDPIITAPDWNQNHDWLDGFYYYKNLTLRSGIKRGQRTLWLNTDSRSIC; encoded by the exons atggcacaaagaacgtcTGGAAATCTGCCTAGTGACACAGTGCTGAACCCAAGAAACAATGTTAATGCAGTGACCACGAGGAGTGGCAAGGTGAGAGAACAAGTACCACCTGAAGCCGAACAGAGTAGAAGTACCTTGACTCCAACTCACCGGGAGGAAATGGTCACACCAATATCGGTTGAAGAGCGCATCGCtattgaaaaggaggaagaacccgTGGTACAAAAAggggaaccactgccaaaaccagaaattcgacttccattccctcaaagattaaggagggaagaaactgaaaagcaatttggtaagtttcttgatgtttttaaaaaattacatattaacATCCCTTTTGCAGAAGCACTGGAGCAGATGCCGACATATGCTAAGTTCATGAAGGATATTCTgtcgaaaaaaagaaaaatcggcggtgaaacagtgatgctaaccgaagaatgtagtgctatactacagagaaaactaccgccgaagctcaaggaccctggaagcttctcaatcccgtgcgctattggaaatagaacttttgggaaggctttgtgcgatcttggggctagtgtaagtcttatgcccctttcaatatacaaaaaattgggcattggaaaagtcaaggACACACAGCTGATGTTACAGTTTGCGGACCGCTCGATGAAACATccctatggagtggtggaagatgtgttggttaaagtggacaagttcatttttccagtagattttgtggtactagatatggaggaagacaacgacattcctttgattttggggagaccgttcttggcaacagggagagctatgattgatgtagcagatggcaccttaaccttgaaagtaaatgaggaaaccgtcacttttaacattctaaaagccatggaacactcaaaagaaagagaagggtgcaatcgaATCGAGATTTTAGATGAGATAGTCAATGAAGAAATAAAGCATCAAACACCCAGCCTGCCATTAGAAAGAGTTTTATGTCTACCCCAAGATGTCGTTCAAGAAAGTGAAGACCCAAAGATGAAGGAGGTTTGGGCCATGTTAGAGGCATCGCCATCTTACTCCCCCCGTTTTCCTACTAGGTGGGAGGActtgaaagggaatgaagacAAATCCGCTGAGAAAAAGACACCACTGATTGAACTCAAGCAGCTGCctcttcatttgaaatatgtattcctgggtgaagaagaaaaaaatccagCCATAATCAGTGCAAGCTTAAGCGAGTTACaagaagaaaagttgttgaGAATTCTGCGGAAGCACAAGGGTGCTATCGGTTGGTCCATTGATGACTTGAAGGGAATAAGTCCGACtttttgtatgcacaaaatcCTCATGGAAGACAATCACAAACCGGTAGTACAACCCCAAAGGAGATTGAATCCGGTAATGAAAGAAGTAATCAGGAAAGAGGTGGTAAAGTTACTAGAAGCCGGGCTCATATACCCAATTTCAGATAGCTCTTGTGTGAGTCCCGTCCAAGTGGTACCAAAAAAGGGCGGAACGACTGtcatcacaaatgaaaagaacgAGTTAATTCCTACTCGGACGGTTACAGGCTGGAGAGTGTGTATTGATTACATGAGATTGAACAGTGCCACGAGGAAGGATCATTTCCCGCTCcctttcattgatcagatgcttgagcgGTTAGCCGGACATGAGTATTACTGCTTCCTAGACGGCTATTCAGGGTACAATCAGATAGCTGTAGCACCCGGGGATCAAGAGAAAACTGCATTTACATGTCCGTATGGGGTATTTGCTTATCGAAGAATGCCATTTGGATTATGTAATGCGCCAGCCACATTTCAAAGGTGCATGATGTCCATATTTTCCGATATGATTGAGAAACATATTGAGGTATTCATGGACGACTTTTCTGTATTTGGCTCATCCTTTGATAACTGTTTGATTAATCTatctcttgtattagaaaggtgtgaaaaatcCAACTTGGTCCTAAATTGGGAGAAATGCCATTTTATGGTAAGGGAGGGAATTGTTTTAGGCCACCGAATCTCCCACAAGGGGATCGAGGTAGACAAGGCCAAAGTTGAAGTGATTGAAAAACTTCC CCCTACCAACGAGAAAGGCATTAGAAGCTTTTTAGGCCATGCTGGATTTTATAGAAggtttataaaagatttttcaaaaattgcaaaaccacTTACAAACTTACTTGCGAAAGACACACCTTTCGAATTCAATGAGGATTGTTTGCatgcttttaacaatttgaaaaaccaGCTGATAACTGACCCCATCATCACTGCACCTGACtg